In Vibrio coralliilyticus, the following are encoded in one genomic region:
- the hutZ gene encoding heme utilization protein HutZ → MDPQVKQERLQGRLGPEIKEFRQERRTLQLATVDADGQPNVSYAPFVQNQEGYFILISEIARHARNLQVNPNVSIMMIEDEDTSKQLFARKRLTFDAVASVVDRESEQWQQIVGQMKERFGEIIDGLSQLQDFVLFNLKAEKGLFVKGFGQAYQVSGDDLVDFVHLEEGHKQVESA, encoded by the coding sequence ATGGATCCACAAGTAAAACAAGAGCGTCTTCAAGGTCGTCTTGGTCCGGAAATCAAAGAGTTTCGCCAAGAGCGTCGCACGCTTCAACTAGCCACCGTTGATGCTGATGGTCAACCGAATGTGAGCTATGCGCCATTTGTTCAAAACCAGGAAGGTTATTTCATCCTGATCTCGGAAATTGCGCGTCACGCTCGTAACCTTCAGGTTAACCCAAATGTTTCCATCATGATGATCGAAGACGAAGATACGTCAAAGCAGCTGTTTGCGCGTAAGCGTCTGACATTTGATGCGGTAGCAAGTGTCGTTGATCGTGAGTCTGAACAATGGCAACAAATTGTGGGTCAGATGAAAGAACGCTTCGGTGAAATCATTGATGGCCTGAGCCAACTGCAAGACTTTGTTCTATTCAACCTGAAAGCTGAGAAAGGTCTGTTTGTAAAAGGCTTTGGTCAGGCTTATCAGGTATCGGGTGATGATCTGGTTGATTTTGTCCACCTTGAAGAAGGGCATAAGCAGGTAGAAAGCGCTTAA
- a CDS encoding ATP:cob(I)alamin adenosyltransferase, producing MKPVSKDHGEICYPFIYEDSPVCDFEIAADELCTRIGLVLTMALDDYSRDVLQRIQPYVYHLNGSVRGKLAIFEENLQELYSDYNTLREKLDGGFKGFVLPGGHPISAELHLCRTQAKKVVRALVAVEHAGKKSPDPILFRYANLLANVMYTLASYTNQIHQVVETEFVSKSYPMPK from the coding sequence GTGAAACCTGTAAGCAAGGATCATGGGGAAATTTGTTATCCCTTTATTTATGAAGATAGTCCTGTGTGTGACTTTGAGATAGCAGCGGATGAGTTATGCACACGGATCGGTCTTGTTCTGACGATGGCTCTGGATGATTATAGTCGGGATGTTCTGCAACGAATCCAGCCTTATGTTTATCATTTGAATGGTTCGGTACGAGGGAAACTGGCAATCTTTGAGGAAAACCTGCAAGAACTCTATAGCGATTATAATACGCTGCGTGAAAAGCTAGACGGAGGTTTTAAAGGCTTTGTACTGCCCGGAGGGCATCCTATTTCGGCTGAATTGCATCTGTGCCGCACGCAAGCAAAGAAAGTTGTACGTGCACTCGTGGCTGTTGAACATGCAGGTAAAAAATCACCGGATCCAATTTTGTTTCGATATGCTAATTTGTTAGCGAACGTCATGTATACACTGGCTTCTTATACTAACCAGATTCACCAGGTCGTTGAAACTGAGTTTGTCAGTAAAAGCTATCCAATGCCAAAATAG
- the malF gene encoding maltose ABC transporter permease MalF — MQSVQGTDAMTSPTTSLPSSKNVFIKWALLGSVGILNGYATILMYSRGEIAFALLTLIVTALALYIFGSKKTYAHRYIYPGIAGMILFILFPLAYTVGLAFTNYSAKNQLSFERAQSVLLDRTYQSGDSYPFSLIKTENGHRISVKKGDQLLATEEFNLATLSGDMSLSPVEQVEGEKEKIKAIIKNKSVLGAVDLHMPSGEDIRMSGLRKFAAVVPLYTLQEDGETLYNNETQENLRPNNEVGFYQPVDENGQFVGSTVSPGFIVTIGTDNFERVWKDDGIKEPFISIFIWTIVFSAVSVALTVLIGLVLASVVQWEELKGRAIYRVLLILPYAVPAFISILIFKGLFNQSFGEVNMVLEAMFGISPTWFSDPFLAKLMIIIVNTWLGFPYMMILCMGLLKAIPDDLYEASAIDGANFIDNFRRITLPLMIKPLTPLLIASFAFNFNNFVLIQLLTQGGPNMIGTSEPAGYTDLLVNYTYRIAFEGAGGQDFGLASAIATLIFLLVGALALLNLRVTKVAQD; from the coding sequence ATGCAGTCAGTTCAAGGTACAGATGCTATGACATCACCAACAACGAGCTTGCCTTCAAGTAAAAATGTATTCATAAAGTGGGCGCTTCTTGGCTCAGTCGGTATTCTTAATGGCTACGCGACGATTCTAATGTATTCACGGGGTGAGATTGCGTTCGCACTTCTTACTCTTATCGTAACCGCACTCGCTCTTTATATTTTTGGTAGTAAAAAGACTTACGCGCATCGCTATATCTATCCAGGTATCGCAGGCATGATCTTATTCATTCTGTTCCCATTGGCGTATACGGTTGGTCTTGCTTTCACGAACTACAGTGCGAAAAATCAGCTTTCTTTTGAACGTGCTCAGTCTGTTTTGCTTGATCGTACTTATCAGAGTGGTGATAGCTACCCGTTTTCTCTGATCAAGACAGAGAATGGTCACCGCATCTCTGTGAAGAAAGGCGACCAACTGCTGGCAACGGAAGAATTTAACCTCGCTACGTTGTCGGGTGATATGTCGTTGTCTCCTGTTGAGCAGGTAGAGGGTGAAAAAGAAAAAATTAAAGCCATCATCAAGAACAAATCTGTTCTTGGCGCTGTAGACCTACACATGCCGTCAGGCGAAGACATCCGCATGAGCGGTCTGCGCAAGTTTGCGGCAGTTGTCCCGCTCTACACGTTGCAGGAAGATGGAGAAACGCTCTACAACAATGAAACGCAAGAGAACCTACGTCCTAACAATGAAGTCGGCTTTTACCAACCCGTTGATGAAAATGGTCAATTTGTAGGTTCAACTGTCTCACCAGGTTTTATTGTAACGATTGGTACTGATAATTTTGAGCGCGTCTGGAAAGACGATGGCATTAAAGAGCCTTTCATTAGCATCTTCATTTGGACGATTGTGTTTTCAGCGGTCAGTGTTGCTCTAACGGTTCTGATTGGTTTGGTTCTGGCAAGCGTAGTTCAATGGGAAGAGCTGAAAGGGCGAGCAATTTATCGTGTACTGCTGATTCTGCCTTATGCTGTTCCTGCCTTTATCTCGATTCTTATTTTCAAAGGTTTGTTCAACCAGAGCTTTGGTGAAGTGAACATGGTTTTGGAGGCGATGTTTGGCATCAGCCCAACGTGGTTCTCTGACCCGTTCTTGGCAAAACTGATGATCATCATCGTGAACACTTGGTTAGGCTTCCCTTACATGATGATTCTGTGTATGGGTCTCTTGAAAGCGATTCCTGATGACCTTTATGAGGCGTCTGCTATCGATGGTGCGAACTTTATCGACAACTTCCGTCGTATCACGCTACCACTGATGATTAAACCATTGACGCCACTACTTATTGCTAGCTTTGCGTTTAACTTCAATAACTTTGTATTGATTCAGCTTCTGACTCAAGGCGGGCCGAACATGATTGGTACGTCGGAGCCTGCTGGCTATACCGATCTATTGGTTAACTACACTTACCGCATCG
- the malK gene encoding maltose/maltodextrin ABC transporter ATP-binding protein MalK, translated as MASVTLKNVCKAYGDVLISKNVDLDIQEGEFVVFVGPSGCGKSTLLRCIAGLEDITSGDLYIGEERMNEVEPSQRGVGMVFQSYALYPHLNLYDNMSFGLKLAKADKGEIDKRVEHAADILQLSHLLDRQPKALSGGQRQRVAIGRTLVSQPNVFLLDEPLSNLDAALRVQMRSEITKLQRKLGCTMIYVTHDQVEAMTMADKIVVLDAGYVAQVGKPLELYHYPQNRFVAGFIGSPKMNFMSVFIEAVEDDRVMVQLANGTTFWIPVDGRTVTRGERMSLGVRPEHLLPADQGDAAIEGEINIVEKLGNETQVYMHIDAADADMIYRQPDTLAVEAGDKLMVGIPAHRCHLFHSDGKACRRLYKEAGVDFEE; from the coding sequence ATGGCGAGTGTCACGTTAAAAAATGTATGTAAAGCTTATGGCGACGTTTTAATTTCAAAGAACGTTGATCTGGACATTCAAGAAGGCGAGTTTGTCGTCTTCGTTGGTCCGTCAGGCTGTGGTAAATCAACTCTGCTACGTTGTATTGCTGGTTTAGAAGACATTACTTCTGGTGATCTTTACATTGGTGAAGAACGCATGAACGAAGTGGAACCTTCTCAGCGCGGTGTAGGTATGGTCTTCCAATCTTACGCGCTATACCCACACTTAAATCTCTATGACAACATGTCATTTGGTCTCAAGTTAGCAAAAGCCGATAAAGGTGAAATCGATAAGCGCGTTGAACACGCAGCTGATATTCTCCAACTTAGTCACTTGCTGGATCGCCAACCTAAAGCCCTATCTGGTGGTCAACGTCAGCGTGTGGCGATTGGTCGTACTCTGGTTTCTCAACCTAATGTTTTCCTTCTTGATGAACCTCTATCAAACCTAGACGCAGCGTTACGTGTTCAGATGCGTTCTGAGATCACTAAGCTTCAGCGTAAACTAGGTTGTACCATGATTTACGTGACTCACGATCAGGTAGAAGCCATGACCATGGCAGATAAGATCGTGGTATTGGACGCAGGCTATGTTGCTCAGGTAGGTAAACCACTTGAGCTATACCATTACCCTCAAAACCGCTTTGTGGCTGGTTTCATCGGCTCACCTAAGATGAACTTTATGAGTGTCTTCATTGAAGCTGTAGAAGACGACCGTGTCATGGTACAGCTAGCAAATGGCACAACTTTCTGGATTCCGGTTGATGGCCGTACTGTAACCCGTGGCGAGCGTATGTCGCTGGGTGTGCGCCCAGAGCACTTGCTTCCTGCCGATCAAGGTGACGCTGCTATTGAAGGTGAAATCAACATCGTAGAGAAGTTGGGTAACGAAACGCAGGTATACATGCACATTGACGCGGCTGACGCGGATATGATCTACCGCCAGCCAGACACGCTAGCGGTCGAAGCCGGCGACAAACTGATGGTAGGTATTCCAGCGCACCGCTGTCACTTATTCCACAGTGACGGTAAAGCTTGTCGCCGCCTATACAAAGAAGCAGGCGTCGATTTCGAAGAGTAA
- the malE gene encoding maltose/maltodextrin ABC transporter substrate-binding protein MalE → MKNALSTVALGTLVALGSFGANAAIEEGQLTIWINGDKGYNGLAEVGKQFEEDTGIKVTVAHPDALQDKFPQTAATGDGPDIVFWAHDRFGGYAEAGLLSEIKPSKEIKEGIVDFAWDAVKYNGKIIGYPVAVESLSLIYNKDLVPNPPKSWEEVEALDTKLKKEGKSAIMWNLKEPYFTWPLMAADGGYAFKYGAEGYDIKDAGIANDGVKDAMSFVKGLVDKGVISSDMDYSVSESSFNQGKTAMTINGPWAWGNIEKSGINYGVTTLPKFNGQSSKPFVGVLTAGISTASPNKDLAVEFIENYLLTNDGLRKVNNDKPLGAVALNSFQRELDADKRIAATMDNAMNGEIMPNIPQMNAFWGSAKNAIINIVDGRQSVDAALADAEKQMTK, encoded by the coding sequence ATGAAAAACGCCCTAAGCACAGTGGCACTAGGTACTCTAGTTGCTCTTGGCTCATTTGGTGCAAATGCTGCTATCGAAGAAGGTCAATTAACTATCTGGATCAACGGCGATAAAGGTTACAACGGACTTGCTGAAGTAGGTAAACAGTTTGAAGAAGATACGGGTATCAAAGTCACCGTTGCTCACCCTGATGCACTTCAAGATAAGTTCCCTCAAACTGCAGCGACCGGTGATGGTCCTGATATTGTGTTCTGGGCTCACGACCGTTTTGGTGGTTACGCTGAAGCAGGTCTTCTAAGTGAAATCAAACCGTCTAAAGAAATCAAAGAAGGTATCGTAGACTTTGCATGGGATGCGGTTAAATACAATGGCAAAATCATCGGTTACCCAGTCGCGGTTGAATCTCTGTCTCTTATCTACAACAAAGACCTAGTGCCAAACCCACCTAAGAGCTGGGAAGAAGTTGAAGCACTCGACACCAAGCTGAAGAAAGAAGGCAAGTCTGCCATCATGTGGAACCTGAAAGAACCGTACTTCACATGGCCACTAATGGCGGCTGACGGTGGTTACGCGTTCAAATACGGTGCTGAAGGTTACGACATCAAAGATGCGGGTATCGCGAACGATGGCGTAAAAGACGCAATGAGTTTCGTAAAAGGTCTGGTAGACAAGGGTGTGATCTCTTCTGATATGGATTACTCTGTTTCTGAATCTTCGTTCAACCAAGGCAAAACAGCGATGACCATCAACGGCCCATGGGCTTGGGGCAACATCGAGAAATCTGGTATCAACTATGGTGTAACCACTCTGCCTAAATTTAATGGCCAATCTTCTAAACCATTCGTTGGTGTTTTGACTGCAGGTATCAGCACTGCGTCGCCAAACAAAGACCTAGCGGTTGAATTCATTGAAAACTACCTGCTGACAAACGATGGTCTGCGTAAAGTGAACAATGACAAGCCGCTTGGTGCTGTTGCTCTAAACTCTTTCCAGCGTGAGCTAGACGCAGACAAGCGTATTGCAGCGACAATGGACAACGCGATGAATGGTGAAATCATGCCAAACATCCCACAAATGAACGCGTTCTGGGGCAGTGCTAAGAACGCTATCATCAACATCGTTGATGGTCGTCAGTCTGTAGATGCAGCACTGGCTGACGCAGAAAAACAAATGACAAAATAA
- the hutX gene encoding heme utilization cystosolic carrier protein HutX, protein MEALKQQVAQLIEQEPTLLPAAIAERLEVSEFEAVAALPEEMIALAPGEQAQSVLENLVGFGPVTTIVHSFGSIFEVKAPFPKGKVARGYYNLMGKEGELHGHLKLDNVKNIALVSKPFMGRESHYFGFFCEQGNNIFKIYLGRNEKRELIAEQVETFKQWQQELRK, encoded by the coding sequence ATGGAAGCACTAAAACAACAAGTCGCTCAACTGATAGAGCAAGAACCGACACTTCTACCTGCTGCAATTGCAGAGCGTTTAGAGGTGTCTGAATTCGAAGCAGTAGCGGCTCTACCAGAAGAGATGATTGCTTTGGCTCCGGGAGAGCAGGCTCAGTCTGTCTTGGAAAACTTGGTCGGTTTTGGCCCAGTGACAACCATTGTTCATTCGTTCGGTTCAATCTTTGAAGTGAAGGCTCCATTTCCGAAAGGCAAAGTTGCTAGAGGCTACTACAACCTGATGGGTAAAGAAGGCGAGCTTCATGGTCACCTTAAGTTAGACAACGTGAAAAATATCGCGTTAGTTAGCAAACCGTTCATGGGACGTGAGAGTCACTACTTTGGCTTCTTCTGTGAACAAGGGAATAACATTTTTAAAATCTATCTAGGACGCAACGAAAAGCGTGAGCTGATCGCTGAACAGGTAGAAACATTCAAGCAGTGGCAGCAAGAGCTACGTAAATAA